In Erigeron canadensis isolate Cc75 chromosome 8, C_canadensis_v1, whole genome shotgun sequence, the DNA window GGTTGGTGGTGACTGTAGACAGCGTCGGTCGGTGGTGATTCTAGGCGGTGGCGGTTGGTGGTGACTGTAGACAGCGTCGGTCGGTGGTGATTCTAGGCGGTGGCGGTTGGTGGTGACTGTAGACAGCGTCGGTTGGTTGTGAATGTATACGGCGGTGGTTGGTAGTGACTGTAGACAACGGTGTttggtggtgattgtaggcaacggtggctggtggtgattgtaggcggCGATGACTagctggtggtgattgtagtAGCGGTGGCTGGTGGTAATTATAGGCAGTGGTGGCCGGAGGTGGTTGTGGGCGATGGTGGCTTGTGGTGGTTACAGACGACGATGGTTGGTGGTAGGGGTGAGCACGGTTCGGTTTGGGTTGGTTTTGGgctaaaaccgaaaaccgaactgAATCTTTTGGTTCCTGAAAACCAGAAACCATTGCATTCGGTTTTCActcggttcggtttttcgggTTGGTTTCGGTTTCTTTCTTTAGTTTTtcaaatttaacaatttttgTTATCGTAGAGATATAACGGAGTA includes these proteins:
- the LOC122610641 gene encoding extensin-like, with translation MVSGFQEPKDSVRFSVLAQNQPKPNRAHPYHQPSSSVTTTSHHRPQPPPATTAYNYHQPPLLQSPPASHRRLQSPPATVAYNHHQTPLSTVTTNHRRIHSQPTDAVYSHHQPPPPRITTDRRCLQSPPTATA